A single genomic interval of candidate division KSB1 bacterium harbors:
- a CDS encoding tetratricopeptide repeat protein has translation MKRNLFTTLILLSLPLLLLCTTANSGIAQPLSRQEFKVQLLQAYTNDDLTRVRDLLKTQRLDAIRTIESVLDSSILKKTRGTTAAGNHDWETANALADIYAQEFGDRFYLEKAHRYKKFSSESTKIKAQILVLRKTARDSLLQGKYDLARNFYEQALELAQNIDDLDDLAAIPGSIGAAYFYLGDFDAALENYQKSLTALEEIGDKWRTGNRLGNIANVYSDWSDYPTARAYFERALPYRKELDDKRGMAADYNNTGLIHQEMGNYEKALANYQHALELNRTLENQRSIARNLANIANIQIELGDYGDAIAIYGEALPIRRELGDRQGEGNDLGNLGLAYLSLGDYNKALSHFQQALAIHQELGYQEGEAYQLGRLADLYKFRGEYPEAIRNYQRALEIHRDMGHVRGEAYWIEALGQTYMAVGDHARALENFSNAIELHRSIENVSGQASTLSTIGRTYLEMNELEKAEDAFGQALKFHKDLGEKNNECMDLGNLGYVYSLEDEPVKAIDTWKLAMNLAQGIGNRRLQGWLQLQQGDFYRELDSGKKAARAYEQGLAISEGLEDPELRWQLYLGRGKLWQDRGDDERAFYSFQAAVTTVEKIRAQAEVEEFKAGIIHNSFETYEAMVTLLVRMNRVEEAFEYVERARSRALLDRLGNTKIDSHDPTTQNLIVQERELRIKIQNLRSQIVEEEDDNKGLRGSESSYRHSIEKAQMDYQRLLLDIKLRHPEYNSLVSIDPFPVSTIQRLLTNKSALLEYFITEESTIIFVVTQENLQVFTVPEGKQSVRGKIALYRGTGVRNMNKGKLDERFWMMPLHRLYEILIAPVVEAGALSGKEHLIIVAHSLLHYLPFRALITQEIDSSKQPHYLI, from the coding sequence ATGAAACGAAATCTTTTCACCACATTAATTTTGTTAAGTTTGCCTTTATTGCTTTTGTGCACAACAGCAAACTCAGGTATTGCTCAACCCCTCTCCCGACAAGAATTTAAAGTCCAGCTCCTGCAAGCCTATACAAATGATGACTTAACCAGGGTAAGAGACCTCCTCAAAACCCAAAGATTGGATGCAATTCGAACCATCGAATCTGTGCTGGATTCCTCAATACTAAAGAAAACTCGTGGCACAACCGCGGCAGGAAACCATGATTGGGAGACAGCCAACGCCCTGGCAGATATTTATGCGCAAGAATTTGGCGACCGCTTTTACCTGGAAAAAGCGCATCGCTACAAAAAATTTTCATCCGAATCTACCAAAATTAAAGCTCAAATCTTGGTGCTAAGGAAAACGGCCAGGGACAGCTTGCTGCAAGGGAAATATGATCTCGCTCGGAACTTTTATGAACAGGCATTGGAACTAGCGCAAAATATCGATGATTTAGATGATTTGGCAGCAATTCCAGGCAGCATTGGCGCTGCCTATTTCTACCTGGGGGATTTCGATGCGGCCCTCGAAAACTACCAAAAGTCGCTAACAGCCCTGGAAGAAATCGGCGACAAATGGCGTACAGGCAATCGACTGGGGAATATCGCCAATGTCTATAGCGATTGGAGCGACTACCCTACTGCCCGTGCTTATTTTGAGAGGGCTCTACCCTATCGAAAAGAACTCGATGATAAACGAGGCATGGCCGCAGATTACAACAATACCGGCCTCATTCATCAAGAGATGGGTAACTATGAAAAGGCGCTGGCGAACTACCAGCACGCCCTTGAATTGAATCGCACGTTAGAAAACCAACGCAGTATCGCGAGGAACCTGGCCAACATTGCCAATATCCAAATTGAATTGGGGGATTATGGAGACGCAATTGCAATTTATGGCGAGGCTCTGCCTATCAGGCGAGAATTGGGAGATCGCCAGGGCGAAGGGAACGACCTGGGCAATTTGGGACTTGCCTATTTGAGCTTGGGTGACTACAATAAAGCCTTAAGTCATTTCCAACAAGCCTTGGCGATTCACCAGGAATTGGGATACCAGGAAGGAGAAGCATACCAATTAGGACGATTGGCGGATTTGTATAAATTTCGCGGAGAATATCCGGAAGCAATCCGCAATTATCAAAGGGCGCTGGAAATTCATCGTGACATGGGTCATGTCCGCGGCGAGGCTTATTGGATCGAGGCGTTGGGTCAAACCTACATGGCTGTAGGAGATCACGCCAGGGCTTTGGAGAATTTTAGTAACGCAATTGAACTGCATAGAAGTATTGAAAACGTTAGCGGACAAGCATCCACACTCTCAACTATAGGTCGCACCTACCTGGAAATGAACGAGTTGGAAAAAGCTGAGGATGCCTTTGGACAGGCTCTAAAATTTCATAAAGATCTTGGTGAAAAAAATAACGAGTGTATGGATCTAGGCAACCTGGGCTATGTTTACAGTTTGGAGGATGAACCCGTAAAAGCTATTGATACCTGGAAGTTGGCCATGAACCTTGCACAAGGTATCGGTAACCGAAGATTGCAAGGCTGGTTACAGTTACAACAGGGAGATTTTTACCGTGAGCTTGATAGTGGGAAAAAAGCAGCCAGGGCATACGAACAGGGATTGGCCATTAGTGAGGGTTTAGAAGATCCGGAGTTGCGCTGGCAGCTCTATCTGGGTCGGGGAAAATTGTGGCAAGACCGCGGTGATGATGAACGTGCCTTTTATTCATTTCAAGCAGCAGTGACTACGGTCGAAAAAATTCGCGCACAAGCTGAAGTTGAGGAATTCAAAGCAGGTATCATACATAACAGTTTTGAGACCTATGAGGCAATGGTGACCCTGCTTGTTCGGATGAATCGTGTCGAAGAAGCCTTTGAATATGTAGAACGAGCCCGCTCCCGCGCCTTGCTTGACCGATTGGGAAATACAAAGATAGATTCTCATGATCCCACTACTCAAAATTTGATAGTCCAGGAACGAGAACTTCGCATCAAAATACAAAATCTACGCTCCCAAATCGTAGAAGAGGAGGACGACAATAAAGGATTACGTGGTTCAGAAAGTAGTTATCGCCACTCAATAGAGAAAGCCCAAATGGACTATCAGCGTTTGTTGCTCGACATCAAATTACGCCACCCTGAATATAATTCCCTGGTCAGTATCGATCCCTTTCCGGTGTCGACAATACAACGATTGCTAACAAATAAATCGGCACTATTGGAATACTTTATTACGGAAGAAAGTACCATCATTTTCGTCGTGACCCAAGAAAATCTACAGGTTTTTACTGTTCCAGAAGGGAAGCAAAGTGTACGCGGTAAAATTGCACTATACCGGGGAACCGGCGTCCGGAATATGAACAAGGGGAAATTAGATGAACGGTTTTGGATGATGCCTTTGCACAGGTTATACGAAATACTAATCGCGCCTGTGGTAGAGGCCGGCGCTCTCAGCGGTAAAGAACATTTGATTATTGTAGCGCATAGTCTTTTGCATTATCTGCCGTTCCGGGCGCTGATTACACAAGAAATCGATAGCTCAAAACAACCCCATTATCTCATTTAA
- a CDS encoding sigma-70 family RNA polymerase sigma factor, whose amino-acid sequence MTTLRGHDWNQAFRNDPEKAWSNFVQDSNRQIMAVIAKLVRDHDDQMELYTYVLEQFKKDKYKKIMAYFEQPRNYEFETWIVVVTRNCCFDWFRNKGRNRLFECIKKLPAIEQTIFQFIYQKGYSTELTFQLLKTQHRFEGHYGEMLIRLDKIHDTLNSETRFRLFENRQAFLPLLSFDDVDELDHSDRNEPNAEQQLIHQETKGILNEILNTLPHQEKLIIRLHVLKGMTLEQTARILKMKSIWQVNRKLKKALKALKVKLKERGIGPSDLEK is encoded by the coding sequence ATGACGACTTTAAGGGGTCATGATTGGAATCAAGCTTTTCGAAATGATCCGGAAAAAGCATGGTCTAACTTCGTACAAGATTCTAACCGTCAAATAATGGCTGTCATTGCAAAGTTAGTTCGGGATCATGATGATCAAATGGAATTGTACACTTATGTTCTTGAACAATTCAAAAAAGATAAGTATAAAAAAATAATGGCCTATTTTGAGCAACCTCGCAATTATGAATTCGAAACCTGGATTGTCGTTGTTACACGAAATTGTTGCTTTGATTGGTTTCGAAATAAAGGCAGAAACCGGTTGTTTGAATGCATAAAAAAACTTCCGGCAATTGAGCAGACTATTTTCCAATTTATTTATCAGAAAGGTTATTCAACCGAATTAACTTTTCAACTTCTTAAAACACAGCACAGATTTGAGGGACACTATGGGGAGATGTTGATTCGTTTAGATAAAATTCATGATACCTTAAACAGTGAAACTCGATTCAGACTTTTTGAGAACAGACAAGCGTTTCTACCCCTTTTGTCATTTGACGATGTAGATGAACTCGATCATTCAGACCGGAATGAACCTAACGCTGAACAACAACTGATTCACCAAGAAACTAAGGGGATACTGAATGAAATACTTAACACACTTCCCCATCAAGAGAAATTGATCATTAGGCTACATGTGTTAAAAGGGATGACTCTTGAACAAACAGCACGAATCCTGAAAATGAAAAGCATTTGGCAGGTAAATCGAAAACTTAAAAAAGCCTTGAAGGCTTTGAAAGTTAAGCTAAAAGAAAGAGGTATTGGGCCCTCGGATCTTGAAAAGTAA
- a CDS encoding O-acetyl-ADP-ribose deacetylase, with amino-acid sequence MRIRINKSAIHIMQGDITHQNTDAIVNAANNSLMGGGGVDGAIHRAGGPEILEENKKIVKEKGPLPTGEAVITTSGKMPSKYVIHTVGPIYKDGASGEADLLTNAYRNSLALAAEKQLESISFPSISTGVFGYPIPDATDIAIETVIQFLRENDQIKLVRFVLFDDRTFLSYQQALNKIGKD; translated from the coding sequence ATGCGTATTCGAATCAACAAAAGTGCAATTCACATCATGCAGGGGGATATCACGCATCAAAATACCGATGCTATCGTGAATGCTGCTAATAATTCCTTAATGGGTGGCGGTGGTGTTGACGGTGCCATTCATCGGGCTGGCGGACCTGAAATATTGGAAGAAAACAAGAAAATAGTAAAAGAAAAAGGACCGTTACCTACGGGAGAGGCAGTCATTACTACTTCGGGTAAAATGCCATCAAAGTATGTGATTCATACTGTCGGACCCATCTATAAAGATGGCGCCTCAGGAGAAGCAGATTTGTTGACCAATGCATATCGAAATAGCCTTGCTTTAGCGGCAGAAAAACAGCTTGAATCAATCAGTTTTCCTTCTATCAGTACTGGTGTTTTTGGATATCCAATTCCTGATGCAACTGATATTGCCATTGAAACTGTAATTCAATTTCTAAGAGAGAATGATCAAATTAAATTGGTACGATTCGTTTTATTTGACGATCGCACTTTCTTGTCCTATCAGCAAGCATTAAACAAGATTGGGAAAGACTAA
- a CDS encoding cytidine/deoxycytidylate deaminase family protein translates to MKPNQSRPSWDDYFMEVANSISKRATCDRGRSGCVIAKDKHILVSGYVGSPAGLPHCDDVGHQMKSVIHEDGTTTDHCVRTVHAEQNAICQAAKVGISVLGATIYTRMTPCRVCAMLIINCGIKRVICERKYHTGIESEEMFAASGVELVYKYDELQKYETTD, encoded by the coding sequence ATGAAACCAAATCAATCCCGTCCTTCCTGGGACGATTACTTCATGGAAGTCGCAAATAGCATTTCCAAACGAGCCACCTGTGATCGGGGTAGAAGTGGCTGTGTGATTGCAAAGGATAAACATATCCTCGTTTCAGGCTACGTAGGCTCCCCGGCCGGACTACCCCATTGCGATGATGTCGGCCACCAAATGAAAAGCGTAATTCATGAGGATGGAACAACCACAGACCATTGCGTGAGAACGGTCCACGCTGAGCAGAATGCAATTTGCCAGGCTGCGAAAGTTGGAATCTCAGTTCTGGGTGCAACAATCTACACCAGAATGACTCCCTGCCGGGTTTGTGCAATGTTAATCATCAATTGCGGCATTAAACGCGTAATATGCGAAAGGAAATACCACACCGGCATTGAATCGGAAGAGATGTTTGCCGCGTCGGGTGTGGAATTAGTTTATAAGTATGATGAGCTGCAGAAATATGAAACCACAGATTAG
- a CDS encoding carboxypeptidase-like regulatory domain-containing protein: MIKQLFTRKIKFFKLVFFSFLLFILIDPQGAFSQKIIHGTVKDAQTGNFLPAANIVIEGTYRGTITNEEGRFSLKIKQLPATLKVTYIGYLAERRVIYSSSGSEQNILLKPTVFEFGPIVVTAEDPAIAIMREVIKRKQIWRAKLYSYKARAFTRQRLENDSSIVSITESISVAFWDKNKGAREVIQSKRQTSNVKEQENFAGASYVPNFYDDDIKIQGHKTIGPTHPKALRYYNFKLESQRVLDDKIIFDIRVSPRTKLQPAFEGKISIMDEVFAMIEVDLKPGDAFIFPQPIKEWNVYYKQQFRNFGNEFWLPVDVRIDGDVKIGFPGLNFPTMKYHQTSILTNYQINVVLPDSIFKEKRLLIIDSLSIKQDNDSLFAAKQEVVPLSTKEEEAYSNIDSTYTIAKAFKPTGILARFVDMDDEEESKNRKSSNRFIPFDPQLSYNRVDGGHLGLSLDRNIHKNLRGKISGGYKTNLQEWGFQAELRYRWGKRKRASLELMYFDDTETRYFSENFSRQATALRPLFGSEDYYDYYWVKGFRSQLGYRIRKFDLNISAGFRAEEHSSRTDITSKGLISRKGGQRPNPGIQGGKLRSLELTLAFGDDYTPFGVVGQNSAEIKIEYSPSNLLSNQFDFTTYQFSLNARLPTFFKRRLMPNTLELRLVGGTFSGTLPVQRFGILDVSLGAFSPFGVFKSLQGYPLEGEKYFAVFWEHNFRTIPFEMIGLRSIAKRDLGIILHGAFGRTWIESSRLTTLTYSPRYQDSFRHEIGVSLNGLFGFFRLDYTRRLDKPGDYIGFGFKRFF, encoded by the coding sequence GTGATTAAACAACTGTTTACCCGGAAAATCAAATTCTTTAAGTTAGTATTCTTCTCTTTCCTTCTTTTTATATTAATCGATCCGCAAGGGGCTTTCTCACAAAAAATCATTCATGGCACAGTTAAAGATGCACAAACCGGCAATTTTCTTCCGGCGGCCAATATCGTTATAGAAGGTACCTACCGCGGCACCATCACCAACGAAGAGGGGCGATTCTCGCTTAAAATCAAACAACTCCCGGCCACGTTGAAGGTAACCTATATTGGCTATTTAGCCGAGAGACGAGTTATTTATTCCAGTTCAGGGAGCGAGCAAAACATTCTTCTTAAACCCACAGTTTTTGAGTTTGGGCCGATAGTCGTAACTGCTGAAGATCCGGCGATAGCAATTATGCGCGAGGTTATAAAACGCAAGCAAATCTGGCGCGCAAAGCTATATTCCTACAAAGCCAGGGCCTTCACCCGGCAAAGACTGGAAAATGATTCAAGCATTGTCTCAATAACGGAAAGCATCTCCGTGGCGTTTTGGGACAAGAACAAAGGCGCCAGAGAGGTGATTCAATCCAAACGGCAAACCTCAAACGTAAAAGAGCAAGAGAATTTTGCCGGCGCCAGCTATGTCCCCAACTTTTATGATGATGATATAAAAATCCAGGGGCACAAGACCATAGGACCGACTCACCCCAAAGCGCTCAGATATTACAATTTTAAACTGGAAAGCCAGCGGGTTTTGGATGATAAAATTATTTTCGATATCCGGGTCTCGCCGCGGACCAAACTCCAGCCGGCATTCGAAGGCAAGATATCCATAATGGATGAAGTATTTGCCATGATCGAAGTTGACCTGAAACCCGGTGACGCGTTTATTTTTCCGCAGCCCATCAAAGAATGGAATGTTTATTATAAACAGCAGTTTAGAAATTTCGGCAACGAATTCTGGCTGCCGGTGGATGTGCGAATCGATGGTGATGTAAAAATCGGGTTCCCGGGGTTGAATTTTCCGACTATGAAATACCACCAAACATCCATACTCACAAATTACCAGATCAATGTTGTTTTGCCTGATTCTATTTTTAAAGAGAAGCGGCTGCTGATAATCGACTCCCTTTCCATTAAACAGGATAATGACAGCCTGTTTGCTGCCAAACAGGAAGTCGTTCCGCTTTCGACTAAAGAGGAAGAAGCCTATTCCAACATCGATAGCACGTATACTATTGCGAAAGCCTTTAAACCTACAGGCATCCTGGCCCGGTTTGTAGATATGGACGATGAAGAAGAGTCGAAAAACAGGAAATCATCAAACCGGTTTATACCTTTCGATCCCCAGCTTTCTTATAATCGAGTCGATGGCGGACACCTTGGCTTAAGCTTGGACCGGAACATCCATAAAAACTTAAGAGGCAAAATTTCCGGTGGTTACAAAACGAATCTTCAGGAATGGGGATTTCAGGCAGAATTGAGATACAGGTGGGGTAAAAGAAAGCGTGCATCCCTGGAGTTGATGTATTTCGATGATACCGAGACAAGGTACTTTTCGGAAAATTTTAGCCGGCAAGCGACGGCGTTGCGGCCCTTGTTTGGATCTGAAGATTATTATGATTATTATTGGGTAAAAGGATTTCGCAGTCAACTGGGTTATCGAATCCGGAAATTTGATTTGAACATTTCGGCAGGGTTTCGGGCGGAGGAGCATTCCTCCAGGACAGACATTACCAGCAAAGGCTTGATCAGCCGGAAAGGCGGGCAAAGGCCCAACCCGGGAATTCAGGGTGGTAAACTTCGTTCTCTGGAACTCACCTTGGCGTTCGGGGATGATTATACTCCATTTGGAGTTGTTGGTCAAAATAGTGCGGAAATTAAAATTGAGTACAGCCCTTCAAATTTGTTGTCGAATCAGTTCGATTTCACAACCTACCAATTTTCATTAAATGCCAGGCTACCCACTTTTTTTAAACGGAGGTTAATGCCAAACACCCTCGAGCTCAGGCTTGTCGGTGGGACTTTTAGCGGAACGTTACCGGTGCAGCGCTTCGGCATTTTGGATGTCAGTCTGGGGGCGTTTAGTCCGTTTGGCGTATTCAAGTCTTTACAGGGTTACCCGTTGGAGGGAGAGAAATATTTTGCGGTTTTTTGGGAGCACAATTTTCGCACCATCCCCTTCGAAATGATTGGATTGCGTTCCATTGCGAAAAGAGATTTAGGGATCATCCTTCATGGCGCTTTTGGCCGTACCTGGATCGAATCTTCGCGATTGACCACCCTCACTTATTCTCCTCGCTACCAGGATAGTTTTCGCCATGAGATTGGGGTTTCGTTAAACGGATTGTTTGGCTTTTTCCGCCTGGATTATACAAGGAGGCTTGATAAACCGGGGGATTATATAGGGTTTGGTTTTAAACGGTTTTTTTAG